In the Thermodesulfobacteriota bacterium genome, CAAGACCCAGCCCGGGATGGTGGTCTCGTCCCTGATCAACGAGCTCAACACCACCGGCACCTTTGCCGGCATGGCCCTGGGGGTGCCGCTGATCAACATCCTCACCCTCCTGGCCTTTGCCGGCTATCTGTTCTGGCTCCATCCGCTCCTGGCGGTCATCTCCCTGTCCATCTATCCTCTGGTTCTGGTCCTGGTGCCGCTGGTGCAGCGGGGGGCCAACCGCCTCAACAAGGAGCGGGTGGATGTCTCCCGCACCCTGGCCGACCGCATCGCCGAGAGCATCAACGGCATCCACGAGATCCAGGCCAACGCCGCCTTTGGCACCGAAAACGACAAGTTCGACCGGCTCACCGACCGGCTCCGGGGCATCCGGGTGCGGTGGAACCTGTTCCGCAACGGCGTCAAGGTCCTCAACAACTTCCTCAACAGCCTGGGGCCGTTCCTCATCTTCATCGTCGGCGGCTACCTGGCCATGCGCGGCCAACTGGAGCTGGGCTCCCTGGTGGCCTTTCTTTCGGCCCAGGAGAAGCTCTATGACCCGTGGAAGGAGATGATCGAATTCTACGACGTCTACCAGGACGCCTCGGTGCGCCACAAGCGGGTCATGGAGGCCTTCGATGCCCAGCCGGAGTTCCGGCTGCTGCCGGGCACCGGCCAGGTGCAGTCCCTGGGCGGTGGCCTCGAGGTGCAGGAGCTGTCTTTTGTCACCCCGGACGGCATCCGGCTGCTGGACCGGGTCTCCATGCGCCTGGCCCCTGGCGAGCATCTGGCCCTGGTGGGGTTTTCCGGCAGCGGCAAGAGCACCCTGGCCCAGTGCATCGGCCAGCTCTACCGGTATTCGGAGGGCCATGTTCTCCTGGGTGGCCAGGAGGTCGCCGAGCTGTCGAAGGCGGATCTCGCCGCCAACCTGGGCTTTGTTTCCCAGACGCCCTTCGTCTTCTCCGGCACCATCGAGGACAACCTGCTTTACGCCTGCAAGGCCTTGCGCGCCGTGACCACAAAGGGCTGCCGGCCGGAGCTCGACGACCTCATCGAGGTTCTGCAGCAGACCGGCATCTTCCTGGATGTGCTGCGCTTCGGCCTCAACACCATCATCGACCGGCAGGAGCACCAGGCCCTGGCCCAGCAGCTGGTGCGGGTGCGGGAGAGCTTCCAGTGCACCTTCGGCCAGGAGCTTGCCGCCTCGGTGGAGTTTTTTGATCAGGAGCGCTACCTGTTCCACTCCAGCGTGGCAGACAACATCACCTTCGGCACCGCCAACCGGCAGGAGCTGGCGCCGGAGCTTCTGGCCGACAACCCGTATTTCCTGCGTTTTCTGGCCGACAACGATCTGTCGGTGCCTCTGGTGGCCCTGGCCGAGGAGCTGGCCAGCCAGACCATCAGCATCCTCGGTGAGCTGCCTGCCGACGACCTCTTTTTTGAGGAGAGTCCGCTGGCGGCCAGCGAGCTGCCCGTCTACCGCCAGCTGCTGGAGGCGCGCCGGGGCGACGCCGCGGAGCAACGGCAGCTCGTGCGTCTGGCCTTGCGCTTCATCCCGGCCCGCCACAAGATGGCCCGTCTGGGCAGCCGTCTGGAGAGCCTGATCCTCGCCAGCCGCCAACGCTTCAAGAGCGCCATCCAGCAGGACGATCCCGGAGCCTTCGCCTTCTACCAGGCCACGGAGTATATCTTTTCCCAGACGATTCAGAGCAACATCTTCTTCGGCAAGATCAAGCGAGCGACACCCCAGGTGCAGGAGAGGGTGCACCAGAGCATCATTCATCTGCTCATCGAGGAGGATCTGCTCGAGACCATCCTCCAGATCGGCATGCAGTTCCAGGTCGGCAGCAAGGGAGACAACCTGTCCGGCGGCCAGC is a window encoding:
- a CDS encoding ABC transporter ATP-binding protein/permease; this encodes MKPGQTATSVVHRSIFSWAFTGNLKIQLLLLLAIVITVFARVLPLEMQKRIINEAIGLRQFDLLLRYCGIYLASVVLAGGLKYVITGLQSLLGERVMAQLRKDLYHHILTLPLTFFRKTQPGMVVSSLINELNTTGTFAGMALGVPLINILTLLAFAGYLFWLHPLLAVISLSIYPLVLVLVPLVQRGANRLNKERVDVSRTLADRIAESINGIHEIQANAAFGTENDKFDRLTDRLRGIRVRWNLFRNGVKVLNNFLNSLGPFLIFIVGGYLAMRGQLELGSLVAFLSAQEKLYDPWKEMIEFYDVYQDASVRHKRVMEAFDAQPEFRLLPGTGQVQSLGGGLEVQELSFVTPDGIRLLDRVSMRLAPGEHLALVGFSGSGKSTLAQCIGQLYRYSEGHVLLGGQEVAELSKADLAANLGFVSQTPFVFSGTIEDNLLYACKALRAVTTKGCRPELDDLIEVLQQTGIFLDVLRFGLNTIIDRQEHQALAQQLVRVRESFQCTFGQELAASVEFFDQERYLFHSSVADNITFGTANRQELAPELLADNPYFLRFLADNDLSVPLVALAEELASQTISILGELPADDLFFEESPLAASELPVYRQLLEARRGDAAEQRQLVRLALRFIPARHKMARLGSRLESLILASRQRFKSAIQQDDPGAFAFYQATEYIFSQTIQSNIFFGKIKRATPQVQERVHQSIIHLLIEEDLLETILQIGMQFQVGSKGDNLSGGQRQKVAIARAFLKRPPVLILDEATSALDNKSQARIQHLLETRWKGRSTVIAVVHRLDIVKSFDRVAVMKAGKVVEMGPYDELLAKKGILYELVHGKR